The Flavobacterium sp. 140616W15 sequence AAAAAGAAGTAGTACTATTTTGTTCATAATTGATATAGTCTTTTTGATAGGTAGAAACATAGTTTACAAGATACTGAAGAAAATAAGATTAATAGCTGTGTTCCCTTTTTTGGGGTATTTAACTGCAAAGTTTACAACGTTTTTTAAAAAAAGATAATTCACAAATAGCACCCTATATGTGTGCTATTTGTGAATTATGTTAATCGTGTTATAGAATATGTGTTTATTTATGGTTCGTCACACTCAAATGTTACGTTTGTAAATAATTTATTAAATTCTTTCTCCATTGTACCATCATCGTCCACTCTATAAACTTCTGCATTGGCACAATTCCACCAGCCATATGTCATTATTTCTTGTTTAGCATTTTGTATTCTGTCCTTAGAGTTGTATTTTTCTAAATGACGTTGCATAAATTTTTCAGGGCTACCATTATTCTTTTTTTGTTTTTCGGCCAGATTATTCCAGGTTTTCAACAGTAAGATAGTATCATTCGAAATTAATGCTTTTGCATATTCGGTACAGTTTTTAGAGAATCGGTTGTTTAGTAAAACGGAAGGATTGGAATAAGCTTCGATAGCTATCTTTTTTAGTTCATATATGTCTTCTAATTCATGTATTTTGTCTGCTTTTACTTTTTCCCAATACGGATTGGTGACAATTTTTTGGTTGTAGGAAGCTTTTCTTTCGTTGTATTCTGCAGTTAATTCACGAGTTAATTTCTCAGCATCGGTAGCTGAAGTTGGGGTAGTATTTGTGTTTAAATAGGCGCTAGAATGCATACCCCATATATTATATGTGTTTTTTAATTCCTCTTCAGTATATTTTTCAGAATTATATTCACCTGTGTTTGAGCATAATTCAGTATCCCATTTAAAAATGGCAGTTTTACCATTAGTAGTTTTGTTTTCTGTCGTTGAGGTTGTGGTCTCTTCTTTTCCTTCAGTTTGGTTTTTTTGTTTATCAGAGCAAGATAATAATAGTATCGAACTCAAGAATACGAATAGGGTTTGTTTCATTGGGTAATAATTAAATATAAAACTTGACTTTTAGTAATTCGAATTTAATACTATTTTTAATATCCTTTATCATTATAGATATTGAATTTTTCGAAAGAAATTTCTCCAAAGTCTTTTACTGTTTTTAGTTTCTCATAATCAATAACTAAGGCTTCAGCATTTTCGTCAGCACTATCATTAAATTTATAGTTTATGTAATGATCTTTGTAGAGAAACCAATTGTTTTTGGTTTTATTATATTTAAATGTAGTGACATGTTCCCAATGATGTCCTCCTGAAACGCCATGTTCTATAGAGAAATAACCATTTTTTATTGTTATTCCAGTAAAAGGATCTCCAAATAAACCTCCACAATCTATGCAATAAACGGCATTATTATTTTGATAAGCCAGTTTGTAAGTGCCGTCTCTTTGTCCTATTAAGAGGAGCATAGGTCTTTTGTCGGGTTTGTTTTCGGCGTAGTTAGATGTTGATTCTTCACTAGTTTTTCGTAAAACTAAAATAGCATCAGTGTATTCATCAAGATTAAGATCTCCAGACTCAATACTTATCACGCTATACCCTTTTGGAACAAATGCTTTTAAATCTTGGTCTAAACTATCAATGGAGTCATTAAAAGTTTGGTGCTTTTTTATTGAATCTATTTTGTTTTTTTCAATTTGAATCGAATCAATGTTCTTTTCTGATTTATCGATTACCTTTTCTTTTGTGGCTTGCTTGCAAGAAAAAAGAATTAATGATGTTAGTAGGAGGAATGCAGTATTTTTCATTGGTTTTATCAATGTTTTTTAATTCTAAGAAAAATTTTAGAGGTTGTCTAAATTATGCCAATCATGATAGCAATTACCTTGACAATATGTATTTCTTCTTTCGGTGTCCGATATTTTAAATACCGAAATTAATGTAATAAAAGTTTTTTTTATTTCATAATCAGGAAGCAATTCAATCTTATCCAAAGCAACCTTTAGGTTCTTATAAGTTTTTAAAAATACAATAGCTGTTACTGTTGGTTTTAAAGGGATTAATTGAATTGCCTTATTGAATGTTTCTTCGTTAGGACGTGATTGTATTAAGCATTGGCTTGTCAA is a genomic window containing:
- a CDS encoding DUF5958 family protein translates to MLTEEDIMINKFAQEKINLEQILDWFDIFETQIQRKIIRLTSQCLIQSRPNEETFNKAIQLIPLKPTVTAIVFLKTYKNLKVALDKIELLPDYEIKKTFITLISVFKISDTERRNTYCQGNCYHDWHNLDNL